In Haladaptatus cibarius D43, the sequence TCGCTGTTCGCCGAACTCGGCTACGAACCCTACTTTACGAACGCCGTTAAATGCTTTCCCGAAGGGGAAGACGGTTCGAATCGGGAACCACGCAAAAGCGAACTCGACAACTGTTTCGCCCACCTGCGAGCGGAAATCGAGCAGGTGAACCCCGATGTCGTCGTTCCGACGGGAAAACACGCCACCAAAGCCCTGTTCGATTTCGAATCCATTCGGTTGGACGGCTTTCTCGACTGTGTTCTCTCCCCGGTTGAATGCGAACGGCTCGGCGTGATGTCGTTACCACTGTTGCACCCATCGTACGACAATATCTGGATTGGACGACTCGGATACGACCGAGCGGAGTACGTCACCGCCATCGGGGACGAACTCGCAAAACTCCGCTAACTATTCGTCAGCAGGAGTGTGTTCGGAGGTTCCCGAAGCGGCGCTCTGATTGTCGTGTACGTGTATCCACCCATCACTCTCGTAGGTGATTCGATAGCCTCGGTACGTGAAGACAGCCCTTCCGCCGCGTCTGAACTTACCATCGACTCGCGGTTGGAACAGCGAATCCAGTGCATCCGGGTCTACGGCGTCGTACAGTTGCGGACGGATTTCGTCCGGCGACAAACCTTCGTAGTCTGCAATCGCATTGATGACGGCAGTGCTTGGGCGTTCATCGTCCTCCAAGCGGTAGGAAGTTCGGTCCATTCCGGTACTGCTGAGGAGGATTCGTCAGCAGATAAGTATGACGGATGAATCTGTCCAAATCCAATTATAAACACCGTAATTTCCCAAATACGAAATAATTCCGACTATCAGTCACTCGGAGACTTCGTCCTGACCGAAATGGTCGAACGGTTGTACACGTTCGTCTTTCACGAGCACTTCGTTGACCACATCCAATCCGATTTCGTCGAGCGTCTTTCCGACGGCCGTGACTTCCTCACGAGTCGGCGCAACCGCTTCGACGTGAACGTTCTCGACACCAGCCATAATCTCCTTAACGTTTACCACGCCATCTACGGAGAGCGCGCGTTCCGAAAGTTCCTCGCGGCGGGGTATCGCCGCGGTACAGATGAAGAGGACACGAAGTGGGAACTCGGCGTTGTGATAGTCAATTTGCGGGTGATACCCCTTGATGATGTCTTCGTCTTCGAGTCGCTGCAGCCGATTGCCGACCGTGCTGGCCGAGACGCCGACCGCTTCGCCAATTTCGGTCGTGGTCGTGTTACGCGCGTCTTTTTGAAGCAGGTGCAGAATGCCGCGGTCAACGTCATCGAGTGAATCCTTGCTCATAATGGTGAATATTGAAATCGTCGCTGTTGGTTGTTGGTTGCTGTCCGAAAAAGTCGGCATGAGTTCGAGATGACAAACTTTCGTGGGAGGCATGGCCGAAACTTGGCGAGAGGCCAGCTCGCCACCAGGGCCTCCGGCGCCGTCGAACACGTGCCGGGTCTGTCACACCCGGGCTCCGGGCGTATTTCATACGAAGACCGCTACCCCCTTCATTATATTCCGAATAACGGGGACGGAGCCCGACCGAACGGTGTGAAACGGTTGGATATACTGGAATAGGCTGTTTGGTTGGAATCGGGGGTTTAGGTGGGTTTTTGGAGTTGAATTCGGTATGAAACGGTGGTTGAGATGGGGAAATCGGAGGGAGATTAGCGAGGTGATGATTGAATGATAGCGAATGAAATGAGCGATAGGCAAGTTAGCCAATGACTGGGTCACGCGTCTTGTCTAATTGAAATCCTGCTCGTCCATCCCTCACTGCGTTCGTCGTGGACTCGCCGGGACTGAGCAAACGGCGGTCTGTTTGCGAAGGTCGGCGAGTCCACTACTTGAACGGAACGCAGTGGAGTGAAAGTAGTGGACTCGCCGGGATTTGAACCCGGGGCCTCTTCCTTGCGAAGGAAGCGATCTGCCACTGATCTACGAGCCCTCGAACTATTGTACCGCCCGGTCGTTACTTGTAGCTTGTGTTTCGACGCGCAGGATGTGAAGTCGTCCCGCGATAAGACCGACCGCGAAGCCTGTGAAGTGGGCGATGAGGGCCACGCCGGGCGAGGCCGTCATCAAGGTGGCGAGCAAGGCGAGGCCGAACACGACCGCGATTTGCGCACGCCGTGAGAGGTGCAGCCTTCCGAACACTGCATCCGCCACCGGATTTCCGGCGATGAGATAGCCAAAGAGGCCGAATACCGCGCCACTGGCTCCGAGGACGCCGATAGGATCCGCAGAGAACAGCCCACCAATCCAAATCTGTGCCACGCCCGCCACGATTCCGACCGTCAGGAAGTAGGCGTGGAATCGGAATTTCGTCGTCACGCGCTCAATGAGGACGCCAGCGAACACTAGGGCAATCGCATTGGAAAGCAGATGCCCAAGGCTGACGTGGGAGTAGACGCTCAGTGGGAGCGTCCACGGATGCACGGCCACCGGTGGAGAGAGTGCGAACAGGCTCACCATCAATGCAGGACTGACGAGCCGAATCACCGACTGGAGGACGTACACGATACAGAAAACGATGAGCGTCTGTATCGTAGGAGAGCGCGAAAGACGCATAGCGTCTACTTGCGACTCAAACTACAAAAATCGAATCCCGCCGAAAACCGTGTTTTGACGACGCTGTCGCTGGTCGGCATGAGAAAGTGGAAAATTGAGGTCGAAGAAGCGACCGTGTCGCTTAGTCTTCGAGAACGATTTCGATGCTCACGTCGTTCGGAACCTGAATGCGCATCAACTGTCGAAGCGCGCGTTCATCGGCGTCTAAGTCGATGAGGCGCTTGTGGACGCGCATCTCCCAGTGTTCCCACGTCGCGGTTCCCTCTCCGTCAGGGGACTTGCGAGTTGGGATTTCCAGCGTCTTCGTCGGGAGCGGAATCGGGCCGCTCAGGGAGACGCCGGTTTTCTCGGCTATCTCGCGGACATCGTCGCAGATGTCGTCGAGGTCCGAGGGGTTGGCTCCTGCGAGTCGGACTCGTGCCTGTTGCATCGTTTATTTCTCGTTGACTTCGAGGACTTTACCGGCCGCGATGGTCTGACCCATGTCACGGACAGCGAAGGAACCGAGTTCCGGGATTTCGCCGGACGGCTCGATGCTGAGTGGCTTCTGTGGTCGAACCGTCACGACGGCGGCGTCACCGGATTTGATGAAGTCTGGGTTCTCCTCGGCGACTTCGCCCGTCTTGGGGTCGAGCTTGTGGTTAATTTCCTCGACGGTACAGGCGACCTGTGCCGTATGGGCGTGGAAGACCGGCGTGTAGCCAGCCGTGATGACGGACGGGTGCTGCATCACGACGAGCTGGGCCTTGAACGTCTCTGCGACCTTTGGCGGGTTGTCGGCTGGGCCACACACGTCACCGCGACGGATGTCGTCCTTGCCGATGCCACGCACGTTGAAACCGACGTTGTCGCCGGGTTCAGCTTTTGGCACCTCTTCGTGGTGCATCTCGACGGTCTTGACTTCGCCGCCGACGTCGCTTGGCTGGAACGAAACGTTGTCGCCCGTGTTCAGGACACCAGTCTCGATACGTCCGACTGGGACTGTACCGATACCGGAAATCGTGTACACGTCCTGAATTGGCAGACGGAGGTCGGCATTCGTTGGCGGTTCCGGTGCTTCGAGGTTGTTGAGTGCCTCGAGCAGGATTTCGCCGTCATACCACGACGTGTTGTCGCTTTCCTCTGCGATGTTGTCGCCCTCGAACGCCGAAATCGGGATAAACTCGGCGTCGTCGGTGTTGAATCGAACCTGCTTGAGCAGGTCTTTGACCTCGGAGACGACATCCTTGTAGGAGTCTTCCGAGTAGTCGACGACGTCCATCTTATTGATGGCGATGATGAGCTCGTCGATTCCCAGCGTACGAGCGAGGAAGACGTGCTCTTGGGTCTGGGGCGCGACACCGTCGTCTGCCGCGACGACGAGAACCGCGTTGTCTGCCTGCGAGGCACCCGTGATCATGTTCTTCACGAAGTCACGGTGACCCGGACAGTCGACGATGGTGAAGTAGTAGTCGTCGGTGTCGAACTCTTGGTGGGCGATGTCGATGGTGACACCACGTTCTCGCTCTTCTGCGAGGTTGTCCATCACGTAGGCGAATTCGAATCCACCTTTGCCTTTCTCTTCGGCTTCTTCTTTGTGCTGTTCGATGACGTGCTCGGGTACGCTCCCCGTCTCGTAGAGGAGTCGCCCGACCAGCGTGCTCTTACCGTGGTCAACGTGGCCGATAATGGCCAAGTTCTGGTGTGGTTTGTCGCTCATTGGTATCTCACGCGAAGACGCGCTCTGTCGGATTTATTTGGCAGAAGCGGTTAAAACCATTTCGATACGTCTTGCAGGGCATCTTCCCGCCGTCTGGCGGTTAGTGGGAACAATTGACATGGGCGAACTATGAAACAAATCGGACTATTTGGCTCATTCCTCCCGTGCTAACGTCGTCACGTCGGATAGCACTGCCGACGCAGTTTCCGGGCCACCTGCGCCGCGTCCACTGATATTGAGTCGGCCTGCATGTTTCGTCTCGAACTGAACGATGTTGCGCGTGCCGGAAACCGCGAGCGTTCCGTTTTCCGGCACGAGTCGCGGCCCGACTCGAACGCCATCGCGCGCGACTTCACCGACCAATCGAATCGTCCAGCCATCTTCGCTCGCCAGTTCGAGCGCGCTTCCGGGAAGGTCACGGATACCCGCAACCTCCGCATCGCCGATGGTGTACTGTCCGTCGAACAGCACGTTCGCAAGGATGACGCATTTCAATGCGGCGTCGGTACCATCCACATCAAATGAGGGGTCTGCCTCCGCGACACCGAGGTCTTGGGCCTCCGCGAGCACGTGTTCGTAACTCAGTCCCTCCGCGGCCATCCGTGAGAGGATAAAGTTCGCGGTACCGTTCAGCACGCCGCGAACAGCCGTGACGTTGTCCGAGCCGACATCCGCGATAGTCGAGAGGACGGGAATTGCGCCGCCGACCGTCGCTTCGAACAGCACACGTCCATCGTTTTCAGCTTCGATTGCTCGAAGGTCGTCGTATCGCTCGGCGACCGGCCCTTTGTTCGCCAGCACGACGTGATGATCTGATTCGAGTGCCGCACGCGCGTGGTCGAATCCCGGTTGTGCGTCGCCGAGCGTCGTCGGCGTGGCTTCGACCAGCACGTCATATTCGCTCTCGAAAGCGGCGCCCGGGGCGACCGTTCCAACTGTTTCATCGTCGTTTTTCCGGGCCACTGCGGCGTCTACATTGATTCCATCAGAATCGACGACGGCACTGGTCGAATCGGCCAACGCCGTCACCGTGTGACCGTAGTCTTCCGCCAGTTCCGCGACCGAGCGACCGACCGCACCCGCGCCGAGCACTGCGAGTTTCATGCCGTCACCTCACGTTCCGTCAGCGGAGCGATGACGCGCAGTTCCTTTTCGTCCGCAATCTGTGCCACCGTATCGAGAACGTCTCCCGTGTCCGCGGAATCGGTGGCAAGTCGGAGTCGCGCGCTGGACACGTCGCTGGTTCCCTCGGGCGCGGAAAGGGAAATATCAACGACCGACGTGTTCGATTCGGTCGTAATCCGCGAAAGGGTGTCCGAAATATCGGTGTCGATGATGTGCCCTGTCAAGACGACGGTTATTTCTTCGTCGTATCGCTCGGCTCCGGCGCGGATGACGTTCACGCTCGCTTCGCGCAGTGCGGAAACGATAGCGTCGAATCGGTCGGGCGGACATTCCAGATCGACTTCGACCGGAATGTGTCCCCGCGGCGTGAGCGAACCGCGTTCGTGAAAGACGCTTAGTAAGTTACCGCCGTGTTCGGCTATCGGTTCAAGGGCGTGAAGCAGTTCGCCCGGTTCGTCGGCGAGTTCCAACCGAACCGTGTACGCTTGCACGTGCCCATCGTGGTCGGCCATGATAGCAGGATTGGGGCGTGGGTGGCAATAAACCTTCAGACGGTCACAAAATTCTCCAACACGGGGACGGCAACGGGATGAAACGAATGCAAAACTGTGTGCAACCCGAATTAACCAACTCCTATGCGACTCGTTAACGAGCGCGTAGTAATACCCTTGGAGGAAAAAGGAGGGAGTGGTGATAGACGATGCGATTCACAGATGCAGTCGGTGCAAGCAATGACAGTATAGCGAAAGACCACGTCTGTGCGTTCTGTCAGACGGCGTTCGACAGCCGCGACCGAATGTGCCCCGTGTGCGATGCCGAAATAGTGCACAGAGGGGAACGATAATATCGCTATCGTCGGCAGTGCCACCGGTTCGCTTTTCATAAATTGACAGCGGCGTGGAGTTTCACAGAGCAACCGCTGTGGATGTAAGCGACCGAAAAAGAATGCGCAAAATAGGAATCGTCGTTTAGAAGTAATCGACTGCCTGTGGCAGTTCGAGCTTCATACCCTTGCGCTCTCGGATTTCCATGATGGTTTCGGGCTGGAGATTGTCCGCCATGACGCGGAACCCGGCGTTCTCCGTGTTCCACGATGCACGA encodes:
- a CDS encoding rhomboid family intramembrane serine protease produces the protein MRLSRSPTIQTLIVFCIVYVLQSVIRLVSPALMVSLFALSPPVAVHPWTLPLSVYSHVSLGHLLSNAIALVFAGVLIERVTTKFRFHAYFLTVGIVAGVAQIWIGGLFSADPIGVLGASGAVFGLFGYLIAGNPVADAVFGRLHLSRRAQIAVVFGLALLATLMTASPGVALIAHFTGFAVGLIAGRLHILRVETQATSNDRAVQ
- a CDS encoding amino acid-binding protein; this encodes MADHDGHVQAYTVRLELADEPGELLHALEPIAEHGGNLLSVFHERGSLTPRGHIPVEVDLECPPDRFDAIVSALREASVNVIRAGAERYDEEITVVLTGHIIDTDISDTLSRITTESNTSVVDISLSAPEGTSDVSSARLRLATDSADTGDVLDTVAQIADEKELRVIAPLTEREVTA
- the rpsJ gene encoding 30S ribosomal protein S10 — its product is MQQARVRLAGANPSDLDDICDDVREIAEKTGVSLSGPIPLPTKTLEIPTRKSPDGEGTATWEHWEMRVHKRLIDLDADERALRQLMRIQVPNDVSIEIVLED
- a CDS encoding HalOD1 output domain-containing protein, producing MDRTSYRLEDDERPSTAVINAIADYEGLSPDEIRPQLYDAVDPDALDSLFQPRVDGKFRRGGRAVFTYRGYRITYESDGWIHVHDNQSAASGTSEHTPADE
- the tuf gene encoding translation elongation factor EF-1 subunit alpha, which translates into the protein MSDKPHQNLAIIGHVDHGKSTLVGRLLYETGSVPEHVIEQHKEEAEEKGKGGFEFAYVMDNLAEERERGVTIDIAHQEFDTDDYYFTIVDCPGHRDFVKNMITGASQADNAVLVVAADDGVAPQTQEHVFLARTLGIDELIIAINKMDVVDYSEDSYKDVVSEVKDLLKQVRFNTDDAEFIPISAFEGDNIAEESDNTSWYDGEILLEALNNLEAPEPPTNADLRLPIQDVYTISGIGTVPVGRIETGVLNTGDNVSFQPSDVGGEVKTVEMHHEEVPKAEPGDNVGFNVRGIGKDDIRRGDVCGPADNPPKVAETFKAQLVVMQHPSVITAGYTPVFHAHTAQVACTVEEINHKLDPKTGEVAEENPDFIKSGDAAVVTVRPQKPLSIEPSGEIPELGSFAVRDMGQTIAAGKVLEVNEK
- a CDS encoding homoserine dehydrogenase; translated protein: MKLAVLGAGAVGRSVAELAEDYGHTVTALADSTSAVVDSDGINVDAAVARKNDDETVGTVAPGAAFESEYDVLVEATPTTLGDAQPGFDHARAALESDHHVVLANKGPVAERYDDLRAIEAENDGRVLFEATVGGAIPVLSTIADVGSDNVTAVRGVLNGTANFILSRMAAEGLSYEHVLAEAQDLGVAEADPSFDVDGTDAALKCVILANVLFDGQYTIGDAEVAGIRDLPGSALELASEDGWTIRLVGEVARDGVRVGPRLVPENGTLAVSGTRNIVQFETKHAGRLNISGRGAGGPETASAVLSDVTTLAREE
- a CDS encoding Lrp/AsnC family transcriptional regulator gives rise to the protein MSKDSLDDVDRGILHLLQKDARNTTTTEIGEAVGVSASTVGNRLQRLEDEDIIKGYHPQIDYHNAEFPLRVLFICTAAIPRREELSERALSVDGVVNVKEIMAGVENVHVEAVAPTREEVTAVGKTLDEIGLDVVNEVLVKDERVQPFDHFGQDEVSE
- a CDS encoding uracil-DNA glycosylase, with the protein product MPPFPDSRNVLSPNCSRCPELVSCRNRISWGTGPLNADVMVVGEAPGYGDPDAEQWQGGNWTGMAYTTRYSGGKIRSLFAELGYEPYFTNAVKCFPEGEDGSNREPRKSELDNCFAHLRAEIEQVNPDVVVPTGKHATKALFDFESIRLDGFLDCVLSPVECERLGVMSLPLLHPSYDNIWIGRLGYDRAEYVTAIGDELAKLR